Part of the Streptomyces sp. NBC_01460 genome, CCGTGAAGTGTTCCTGACGCCTGGCGCGTACGAGATCCGTCATCAGTTGGCCATCGTCGCACCACCGGAGATCGTGGACGCCGCACGATCAGCCTTCGTGGTCCTGAGGGATACCCGAGACCTGCTCGCGGCAGGTGCCTCGGTCGACGACGCGGCATATGCGGATTTGGAGGAGAGGTTCGATGCCGCCGTAGCCGCGCTCCGCACCCTCATGCGCCTTGATCTTGGGGCTGCCAAGTCGATCACGGAACGATGACCCGCAGCCCGGCGGGGCGGTAGCCCGTAGCCCGTAGCCGCGGAAGGCTGGCGCCAGATGCGCACCAGTTGGTACAGCGAACCGCGGTCAATGACAACTGCCTTGTGTCGTGCCCCGGGTTGTTGAGGAGCTGGCGCCAGATCTCTGGCGGCAGCAACGGGGCGAGTGTCTAACTGCGTGACAACGCCCACGAACAACGGCGAACAAGCTTGAACGTCTACCGACTATCAGCGCAGGTAAGAGGCACCCCATCCCAAGGCACCACCCCCACCCAAGTTGCTTCGGGACGAAGCGGTCCTCAGACGTCCAAGGTCGACGGAAGTCGCCGAATAGGGCCAGAGGCCCATGGCATCTGATCTGGTCAGATGCCATGGGCCTCTCTTGCTGTGCTGGTCGGCGGGCCGTAGATCAATAGGCGGACTCACGCGGATCGCTTGTTGGCTGGCGGCGACCGCGGCTCGTTGCGACGCGGAAGATGTCCCGCAGAGCCCCGGTCAGCTCTCTGACCAGGCACCGCATCTCGTCATGGGACGTGTCCTCGTTGTCGAGAGCTTCTGAGGCCTCGTCCAACAGTTCGCGGGCCGTGCCGAGTTGGGCCGCTTCGATGTCGTCTGCGAGCCGGGACATGTAGCCGTCCGGGTCGTCAGTGCTCAGGTAGCAGGGCTTGTCCCCGGGGCCCGACCACGGGAGGAGCCGAAGTTCGTTCGGTGTTGTCATCCTTGGGTTGGCCTCTCGTTGAGCACGTGGTGGGCGGTGAAGACGGCGTCGACTCGGTCTCCTGGGAAGGCCAGGAGCGCGGCTTCAACGACGCGACCGGTGGCGTCGGTGGCGATGCGCGTGATCGAGAGAACGGCCATGTTGTTGCCGATGCGGAGGGCCGACGCTTCGTCTGGGGTGGGAGATCGGGCGCAGACCGTCTCTCGGATGGTGGCCGGCGACGGGCCGAGGACGGCGAATCTCGTGGCTGCCTCCCGGCACACGGAGTCGTTGTCGAGGATTCCGGCCGGGGCCAGGTCGCGCGGGATGTAGATGCGGGCCAGGCCGTGAGGCGACCCCTGTTCGAGGCTGAGGCAGGTGTACTCCGCGAGAGGGCTGCCCGTTGGCACCTTCAGCAACGTCGTCAGCTGCACGGAGGCCGGAACCGTGGCGCTGCGAACTGTGATGCGCAACGTTGGCTCAGCGGCGGTCCAGGGGTCCAGCGTGCCCCAGCCGCTGACGTACATGATCTTGCGGCGGGGGCGACGGACGTAGTTGCCCTTGCCGTGGATCTTCTCGACGAGTCCTTCGCCCTGGAGCACGGCGAGAGCGCGTCGCAGGGTCACCGTGCTGACCCTGTACCGGGCGGCCAGGCCAGTTTCCGACGGGAGGCGTTCGCCAGGCTTGATGCTGCCCGTTGTGATCTGGTGGCGTAGGTCGTCTGCGATGTCGTGATGGCGTCGGGGCACGGAGCGGGTCACCGCCTTCTCAGCAGTCGCAGGGCGGTGAGCCGGGTACGGGCGTGTATGGCCAGCAGTTCGCCCGACTCGAAGACCAGTTGCTTGGCCCCCTGGGGGAGCTGGAAGAGGTCGCTCACTCGGCAGGCCTGACCGCCGAGTTGGATGATGTCGCCTCGCTGCACCGTGGCCGCAGTGACCTCGACGGTGGAAACCAGCGCGCCGCCGGGGGCTGGGGCCCTCATGCCGTCACCTTCATGGGCACGGACGGGTCGGGGGTCGAGTGGCACGGGCAGATGCACTCCTCGTAGGTCACCGGTACGTCCTCCGTCGCCGCAGGCGGGGACGGCTCGGTGCAGGAGTGGTGCGTCCCGATCCAGCAGGCGATCGAGCGGTAGGGGGCGGAAGTCCTGCCCGCCGGGTGCAGTTCTCGGCGAGGAGGCATCAGTGGGCCCCCGCGAGTGCCGACCAGGCATCGGTCGGCAGGTGCGGGGCGACGAGCACCGTGCGCGTCCGTGCACGCTCTTCCCACGCCAGCAGGTACGGACGGACGAGCGCGACGTCTTCTCCCCTCAGCGGGTAACGGTGGACCGTGCCGACCGGAGCTCGCCTCAGGGTGACGGTCGAAGCGTCAGCGGGCGCGGGGCAGGTGGGAGAGGCCAGCGGCCAGGCGGGCGTTAAGGGACGGCGATGCCGACCGTTGGGGAAGCACCGCGCTCTGGTGCACGCGATGGCTTGGCGGATACGGTTGAGCATGCTGTTCAGCTCCTATCGCTGATAGCCCGGTCCCCCGACGTCGCGTGTCGTGGGGACCGTCTTACGTACGACCGCCCATAAGGTGCGGCCGTTCAAGCTGGTGGCCACGAGCCCGAATCGATCGGCATCGGCCACCGCGTCCAGGACCTCCCGCCATGAGTCGGCGGAGAGCGTGTCCGGTACTTCTGCCTCGACCGTCGTGAACCGGGTGTCCTCCTCCACGCGCGGGCGGAGGCCAGCGGCGGACAAGCGGGCGGCGATAGCCGCCGCGGTCACTTCCGAAGCGGACACAGCGCACCCTCCGTTGCTAGCGATCACTTTCAGTGAAGCTAGTTAACTAGATTAGAGCTAGTGGACTAGATTTTCCATATGTCTGAGCAACCGCCGTACCTCCGCATCGCCGACGAACTCCGGCAGCGCATCGCGGAGCACGTCTGGGAACCGGGCGACCGTCTCCCATCCCGCGCCCAGATCGGCCAGGAGTGCGGCGTGGGAGAGAACGTGGTGCGCAGGGCACAGGAGTTGCTGATCTCCCAAGGAGTGCTGGAAGGCCGGGCCGGATCGGGGACGTACGTCGCCGAGCCCCGGGAGCGCGTGAGAGTCGTCCGGTCGTCGGCACGTGAGCAGCCCAGTGGGTCCCCGTTCCGCCAGGACATGAAGGCCCTTCGCCGACAGAGCGACTGGGAGAGCCGGACCGACGCGAAGGTGCCGGCCCCGGCGGAGATCGCGTCGCGGCTCGGGATCGCTGAGGGGGAGCTGTGCGTGCGGACGACGTACGAGTTCCTTGCGGACGGGAAACCGGTTCAGCTGTCGACGAGTTGGGAGCCGTACGCCGTCACTGGCGGAACCCTCGTCGTTCTCCCCGAGGGAGGGCCACACGCGGGGGCCGGGGTCGTGAACCGCATGGCCGCGATCGGAGTGACCATCAGCCTCGCGGTGGAGCAGCCCGAACCCCGGCACGCGACCGCCGAGGAAGCATCGCTACTCGGCATCCAGAAAGCCGCACTCGTGACGCACATCCGGCGGACGTACTACAGCGACGACGGCCGGCCCGTGGAGACAGCGGACATCGTGGTGCCCGCAGCGCACTGCGAGATCGTCTACGAGATCCCGATCAACCGCTGACGAGCAGCCCCGGCACCCCCAAAGTCGTGGCCCAGCCGTGCCCCTTCCGTGCCCGACAGAGCGGGAAACCAGGGGGAACAGCGGTGCCCGGCAGGGAGCGGGCAGGGCAGAGGCCCTCGACCATACGAACTGGTCAGGGGCCTCTCGCCTGCGGTGGGTGTGGGATTTGAACCCACGGTGACATCGCTGCCACGACGGTTCTCAAGACCGTGCAGCGGAAGCAATCCAAGCTTCGCTGACCTGCACTTAAGACTGGCACGCCCAGGGGCCGATGCTGACCGCGGCTTACTGTCGGAACTGGCACGGTTCTGACACGCACGTGGCCGACGAGCCAAACGCCTAGAAGATGCGGG contains:
- a CDS encoding GntR family transcriptional regulator → MTRSVPRRHHDIADDLRHQITTGSIKPGERLPSETGLAARYRVSTVTLRRALAVLQGEGLVEKIHGKGNYVRRPRRKIMYVSGWGTLDPWTAAEPTLRITVRSATVPASVQLTTLLKVPTGSPLAEYTCLSLEQGSPHGLARIYIPRDLAPAGILDNDSVCREAATRFAVLGPSPATIRETVCARSPTPDEASALRIGNNMAVLSITRIATDATGRVVEAALLAFPGDRVDAVFTAHHVLNERPTQG
- a CDS encoding GntR family transcriptional regulator gives rise to the protein MSEQPPYLRIADELRQRIAEHVWEPGDRLPSRAQIGQECGVGENVVRRAQELLISQGVLEGRAGSGTYVAEPRERVRVVRSSAREQPSGSPFRQDMKALRRQSDWESRTDAKVPAPAEIASRLGIAEGELCVRTTYEFLADGKPVQLSTSWEPYAVTGGTLVVLPEGGPHAGAGVVNRMAAIGVTISLAVEQPEPRHATAEEASLLGIQKAALVTHIRRTYYSDDGRPVETADIVVPAAHCEIVYEIPINR